Within Chloroflexota bacterium, the genomic segment CGCCCTGGCGGATGGCCATGGGCCCGGGCGTCTCCGTGGCGGTGTGCGCCTCGATCTTGCTCAGCTTGGTGACGCCGTCCACCAGTTTGCTGACGTCCAGGCCGAAGCGCTGGTCTATCTCCTGGCGGGAGACGTGGCAGTCTTCGATGACGTCATGGAGAAGCGCGGCCGTGACCGCCCCGGCATCCTGCCGTAGATCGGCCAGGAGGATGGCCACGTTCAGCGGATGCTCGATATAGGGCACGCCGGAGGCGCGCTTCTGCCCCTTATGGCACTCCTCGGCGAACCGGTACGCCTCCTCGATCGCGTCCGACTTCTCAGTGGGGAGGTAGACCTTCGCCTTTTCAAGCAGTGTTTGGAGCGTGGCCGCCATACATCGCCGCCGGGAGAAACGCAGGCTATTCTCCCCAGTATAGCCCCCCGGAAAACCGGGGGCAAACACGAGGCCGGCGTTAAACCCTTAGCGCGCCGCGGAAGGCCCTGGCGGCGTAGTACGATTCCGCGCCGTTGTGATAGACGAAGACCATATCGTACCGGCGATCGCAAAAGATGGCGCCGCCGAGTTTTCTGATAGCGGAAGGCGTTTTCACCCAGCTCGAGGTCTTCGTATCGAAATCGCCGAGCTTCTGCAGCTCTCGGTACTGCTCTTCCGTCAAAAGCTCAATGCCCATGGCGGCCGCCATCGCGATTGCGCTATCTTTGGGTTTGTGTTCTTTCCGTGACTCCAACGCTTCACGGTCGTAGCACAGGCTCCTGCGGCCGCTCGGACTATCCGCCGAACAATCATAAAAGCTATACTCGCCCGTCTTGCTGTCATGACCGACGACATCCGGTTCGCCGCCGGTTCTCTCCATCTCAATGAGCGACCATAGCTTTTCAGCATTCGCCTCCAGCTTTGCCTGGACCTTAGCCCATTCGATACCTCCATGGCGGGCCATGTTCTTCCCGAAACGGTCCTTCAGCGTTTTGAGCAACGCCTCACGCTGTCCCGGCGAGAGCTGGCTGTTCTTACCCTTCATGGCGCTCATGCTGTCATGGTACCTCTGTTGAGTAGGTCTGGTAAGCCTATGATAGCAAAGGCAGGGAGACCTCTTCGTTGACGCTCCTGGGGAGCCTCCCCTACAATTGGGTTCCCGATCGCTCCCCGGAGGCCCTCAGATACCCGTGCACGTGCATACCCATAGCAAGCGCACCCACCACGGTATGCCCAAGATGCCGGACTGGCTCTCCGTGGAGCAGGCCCTTGAAAAGATATTGGGTTATGTCAATTCCCTTGAGGTCGAGGAGCGCCCCCTACTAGAGGCCCTCGGCCAAGTCCTGGCCGAAGAGCTTCGCGCAACCTTCCCGGTTCCTCCGCACGCCAACTCCTCCATGGATGGCTATGCCGTCCAGGCCGCCGATATCGCCCGCGCGAGCGATGGCGGCAAGGCCACGCTCAAAGTCATCGGCCATCTGGCCGCCGGGCAGGTCCCCTCCAAGGCCGTCGCTCCCGGCGCCGCCATCCGCATCATGACCGGCGCCCTGGTCCCGCCCGGGGCGGACACCATCGTCCCCTTTGAGGAGACGGACGAGCTCCATCGCGCCAAACACGGCGAGACGAAGCACGAGGAGATCGGCATCCTGGCCGCGCTCCCCAAGGGCGCGAACATCCGCTACGCGGGGGAAGATATCGAGCAGGGCGCCGTCGTCCTTCCCAAGGGCGCTGTCCTTCGCCCCGCCGAGATCGGCGTCATCGCCTCCCTGGGCCGCGCCACCGTGCGCGTCATCCGCCGCCCCGTCGTCGCCATCCTCGCCACCGGCGATGAGCTGTCCGACCCATCGGAGCCGCTGGCCCCTGGGAAAATCTACAACAGCAACAGCTACTCCATCGCCTCCTCGGTCCTCCGCTATGGCGGCATCCCCAAGCTCCTCGGCATCGCCAGGGACAACCTGCCGGACCTGGAGGCCAAGATCCGCGAAGGCCTTTCCGCCGATATGCTCATCACCACCGCAGGCGTCTCCCGCGGCGATTACGATATCGTGAAAGACGTCCTCATGAAGCAGGGGCAGATCGCCTTCTGGACGGTGCGCATGCGCCCGGCCAAACCCCTCGCCTTCGGCGCGCTGGAGGCCCGCGGCCGCGGGGGAGCCGTTCGCCGTGTGCCGCACCTGGGCCTGCCCGGCAACCCCGTCAGCTCCCTGGTCGCCTTCGAGCAGTTCGGGCGCGCCGCCATCCTTAAGATGCTCGGCAAGACCCACCTGGCCAAGCCGACGATCAAGGCCGTGCTGGAAGACGCAATCGAAAACACGGACGACCGCCGCGTCTACGCTCGCGTCCGCGTTACCAAGCGCGATGGCCGCTACTACGCCCGCCTCACCGGCTCCCAAAGCTCTGGCGTCCTGACCTCCATGGCCAGGGCCAACGGCCTGGCCGTCTGCCCGGAGGATGTGCCCGTCATGCCAGCAGGCTCCACCGTGGACGTCCAGATGCTCGATTGGACGGAAGAACAGGAATAGTCCCGATACGAACTTGAGAAAGAACCAGCAGAGAGGTGCACCATGGCTGACAAGGGTTCCGAAAATACGACGGTCGCAGCGCTCCCCAAGTACCGCATAGACGAGGCCTGGTTCAAACAGCACGGCCGCTCCCTGGAGTCCATGATCGAGCTGCGCGCAGGCGATGTGGACGGCGGAGATAAGAGCGCGAAGAAGAAGCGCAAGGGCCCCGTCACCATGGCCGATCTCAGCAAGCTCGAAGGTTTCGTCACCGCCGAGCTCCCGCTCCTGGAGGCCGTCTTCCGCCTGATTCTCATCCATGAGAACAAGCCCATGGACGCCGAGCAGATCAGCCAGGAATTGCAGGAGCGAGGCATCGGCATCCGCGATGCCCGCGTCGTGAAGCCCCAGCTCCTCGCACGGATGCTGGACGGCGACTTCCACTACGGCATCAAGCGCGTGGAATAACGGCTTGTTCCCCGTCAACCTCTTCGACTTCGAGGAGGCCGCCAGGGCCAAGCTGCCCCGGGGCGATTACGACTTCATCGCCGGCGGGGCCGCCGACGGCGAACGCGGCCTGAAAGCGATGATGGGGATGCTCCGCGAAGAGCTCGAGATCGCGATGGCGTTCACCGGACGTCCCACCATCGCCGAGATAGACAGGTCCCTGGTCAAGCTCCTGCCAGGCCGCATGGCCACGGACGCCCTCTAAGCCTAGCCTCTCACCGGACCTCCCGTCTCACTTCAGACGAACTCCTGCTCTTCTATCTGCGCCTTCTGCGCTCTCTGTGGATACTCTCTTTCCCGTTACGCAAACCCGTACAGCTTCGCGCAGTTCTCCGCCAGGATCTTCTTCTTCGCCCGCTCCGGCACCCCTGTGAACTCGCGCTTGATGATCGCCTGGGAGTTCGGCCAGATGCTATCGGCGTGCGGATAGTCGTTCGACCACATGATGTTGTCTTCGCCGATGATGTCCCATGTCCGCATCCCCGCCTCGTCCGACATGAACGTGGCCAGCACGTTCGACCTGAAGTATTCGCTCGGCTTCTTCTCCAGCTTCAGCCCCAGGCGCGGGCCGTGCTTCCACATCGTATGGTCCATCCGGTGGATGAAATTCGCCACCCAGCCGATGTCCGCCTCCACGGAAATCATCTTCAGCTTCGGGTGCCGCTGGAAGACCCCGGAGAAGATGATCGCCGTCAGCGAGCGGATCATCCAGTTGGACATGGAGGCATAGTCCACCGCGAACTGCTGGAACGGGTCGCGCCCCACCGCGGTCAGGATATGCATGCTGATCGGCATGCCGATGTCCGCGGCGGTAGCCCAGAGGGGTTCGTACATCGGGTCGTTATAGGAGCGCTGCTCCTCCGGGGAAATCGTAATCATCACCCCTGCCAGGCCGATCTGCTTGATGCGTTTGGCCTCCAGCACCGCCTGCTCGATGTCGTGCATCGGCACCAGGCCCAGGCCCTTGAGCTGCTTAGGGTGCGTGGCGCAGAACTCGGCCATCCAATCGTTGTAGGCGCGGATGCAGGCGGTGGCGTAATCGCGATCGGGCAGGCGCCACATGCGAAGGCCGGCGGTGGGATAGAGGACCTCGGCGTCCACGCCGTCCATCGCCATGTCCTTCAGGCGCGCGTCCGGGTCGTAGCCCCCCTTGCGGTTATGCTCGAAGAGCTTCACATCCTTCATCTGCTCAGGCGTGCGCCCGGCGGGGCCCATCATCCCGGCATTGCTGGCGGGCAAGCCATCAAAGACCAGCTTATCGAAGCCGCCTTCGTGGATGAGGTGCGGCGCGCGGTCGCGGTACTTCTTATCGATGCGCTTGGTCCACACGTCCCCCGGCTCGCAGACGTGGGAATCGGAGGAGATGACGCTGTACTTCATGAGGGCCTCCTGTCAGGATGGCTTGCATCTCCTCGCCCTCGATGGGAGAGGATGAAGGAGAGGGTGAAAGAAATTCCCCTCTGCACTGCCGCGATTCTAACACTGAGTTGCAAGGCGGCAAGGGACGGGAGAGTAATGAGGGACGCCCAACTACGTCCGCCGGTTCGGGTTGATCCCCTTCTCCCTGGCTAGCTCCTGCAGCGCGCCGATGACGAAGATGGTGAAGATGACCGAGATAACCAGCCCAACGGAGAGCGATATAAAGAGGAGGCCGGCAGAGAAGCGCTTGTAGTTGAAGTAGTGGGCGATGAGGCTCACGACGGCGAAGAAGGCGCAGATGGCGAGGACGATGCCCGACTTCTTCAGGCCCCACACGCCGCCAAGGGCTAAGGTCGTCACCAGGATAGGGACGAGCCCGAGGAGAAAGCCATAGAGGAACCTATCGCGCTTGGAAGGCTCCCGGACCACGCCGTCAAGCTCTTGCATGCGTCTCTTTGCTCACCTATCCCCGGATCCGTCGCTCGCCTAAGGGCCGCTGCCCCAGCACCCGGTAGAGGTTCAGGGCCAAGACGTCCCTCTTCTGCGCATCGGTCAGGTCGGAGCCTGTGAGTTCCTCCACCATGAGCGAGCGCTTGTAGCCCATGGGGTAGGAGTAGAGGTTGGAGCTGAAAATGAGGCGCTCGTGGCCGATCCGCTTCGCCACCTCGCTCACCTTCCGCGCCCCGCCCGACCACATCCCCGTATCGAAGGCCAAGTTGCCCGTCCGCTCCACAACATCGTAAAAAAGCTCCGTCTCCTCGTATCCGGCCAGGCCGTCCAGGATGATAAAGGTTGTGTTCGGAAACTCCTTCGCCAGGCGCTCCACGCGCCACGGAGCCTCCAGCTGATCGCCGTGGTGGCTGTGCACAAAGGGGATCATCCCCTCATCAACAATGGCGCGGAGACAGTTGCGCATCCACGGCGAATCCACGTAGCAGCCCTGGAGGCGGCTGTGGAACATGACCCCCGCCATGCCCAGCGTGCGTTTGCAGCGCGAGATTTCCTCCAGGGCGGCGTCGCCCTGGCGCGGCTCGCAGGCGGCGATGGCGAAGGGGAAGCGGCTCCTATCGCGGTCGCGGAAGGCGGCCAGTCTGTCGTTGATCTTCGCCGTATCTGCCACGCCGTTGGGCAAAAGGTACTGATAGGCCGGGCCGATGATGGCTCGCTGGATGCCGCTGGCCTCCATGGCCGCCACACGGGTGCGGTGCTCCAGCTCATCCGGGTTATCGCGCTTGCCCTTGGCGGTATAGCCGCTGTGCGCAAAGCCTTCGATGACGCTCATGTGGTGGTGCCCATCCAGGATCTCCATCGCCACGCCCCCTGCAGTGATGGCGAGAAGCATAGCCCAAGGGAGCGCAGGTGGCAAAACAGCCGAAAGAGCGACGGCAGCGGAGAAGGGGCACTCCGAAGGTCAGTCCTTCCAGTAGCGCTCTTCCTTGACCTTCCAGCCCTGGGGCGAAAGGCGGGCCTTCACATCCTCGATCATCCCTGGGTGGCCGCAGGCGTAGACGATCGTCTCTTGCGGCGCAAGGCCCCACTGGGCCAGATACTTCCCAACAATGGTGTTCACGCTGCCACGCTCCCCGGTCCAGGCGGCGTTGCGCGGCTCCTGGGGACGGCTCACGGTTGGAACGTAGGCGAAGCGCTGGGGCTCAGCGGCGACGAGTCGCGTTAGCTCGCTGCGATAGGCCAGTTCATCGTGGTAACTGGCGCCATCAAGAATGAAGAAGCGCTGCCCCGAAGCCTGGCGCGCGCGGTAATCTCGAATCATGCTCAGGAACGGCGCGATGCCCGTCACCGTCGCCACCATCACCTGGTTCGCATAGCCCGGCTCGAAGGTGAAGCGCCCCTTGGCGGATGGCCGGATGGAGAGGCTATCGCCTGCCTTGCGGGCATGCAACAGCGGCGTGAGCTTACCCAGGGGCGGCGGCGCCAGCTCGATGTACAGCTCAATGTGCGGCTCGCAGGGCGCAGAGACGATGGAGTACGGGCGCTCTATGCCGCCGGTGCCGATGGTGACGTACTGGCCCGGCTTGAAGGTGAACCCGGCAGGCTTCTCCAAGCCAATGCTCCAGTGCTCCGGGGTGGTGTCCCGGCGAAAGAGGATGCGCGTCTGTAGCGTCTTCCCCTTCGTCGAACTTAT encodes:
- a CDS encoding amidohydrolase gives rise to the protein MKYSVISSDSHVCEPGDVWTKRIDKKYRDRAPHLIHEGGFDKLVFDGLPASNAGMMGPAGRTPEQMKDVKLFEHNRKGGYDPDARLKDMAMDGVDAEVLYPTAGLRMWRLPDRDYATACIRAYNDWMAEFCATHPKQLKGLGLVPMHDIEQAVLEAKRIKQIGLAGVMITISPEEQRSYNDPMYEPLWATAADIGMPISMHILTAVGRDPFQQFAVDYASMSNWMIRSLTAIIFSGVFQRHPKLKMISVEADIGWVANFIHRMDHTMWKHGPRLGLKLEKKPSEYFRSNVLATFMSDEAGMRTWDIIGEDNIMWSNDYPHADSIWPNSQAIIKREFTGVPERAKKKILAENCAKLYGFA
- a CDS encoding DUF4256 domain-containing protein gives rise to the protein MKGKNSQLSPGQREALLKTLKDRFGKNMARHGGIEWAKVQAKLEANAEKLWSLIEMERTGGEPDVVGHDSKTGEYSFYDCSADSPSGRRSLCYDREALESRKEHKPKDSAIAMAAAMGIELLTEEQYRELQKLGDFDTKTSSWVKTPSAIRKLGGAIFCDRRYDMVFVYHNGAESYYAARAFRGALRV
- a CDS encoding DUF3810 domain-containing protein, with translation MQELDGVVREPSKRDRFLYGFLLGLVPILVTTLALGGVWGLKKSGIVLAICAFFAVVSLIAHYFNYKRFSAGLLFISLSVGLVISVIFTIFVIGALQELAREKGINPNRRT
- a CDS encoding molybdopterin molybdotransferase MoeA, which translates into the protein MHVHTHSKRTHHGMPKMPDWLSVEQALEKILGYVNSLEVEERPLLEALGQVLAEELRATFPVPPHANSSMDGYAVQAADIARASDGGKATLKVIGHLAAGQVPSKAVAPGAAIRIMTGALVPPGADTIVPFEETDELHRAKHGETKHEEIGILAALPKGANIRYAGEDIEQGAVVLPKGAVLRPAEIGVIASLGRATVRVIRRPVVAILATGDELSDPSEPLAPGKIYNSNSYSIASSVLRYGGIPKLLGIARDNLPDLEAKIREGLSADMLITTAGVSRGDYDIVKDVLMKQGQIAFWTVRMRPAKPLAFGALEARGRGGAVRRVPHLGLPGNPVSSLVAFEQFGRAAILKMLGKTHLAKPTIKAVLEDAIENTDDRRVYARVRVTKRDGRYYARLTGSQSSGVLTSMARANGLAVCPEDVPVMPAGSTVDVQMLDWTEEQE